A region of Homo sapiens chromosome X, GRCh38.p14 Primary Assembly DNA encodes the following proteins:
- the CCDC22 gene encoding coiled-coil domain-containing protein 22, which yields MEEADRILIHSLRQAGTAVPPDVQTLRAFTTELVVEAVVRCLRVINPAVGSGLSPLLPLAMSARFRLAMSLAQACMDLGYPLELGYQNFLYPSEPDLRDLLLFLAERLPTDASEDADQPAGDSAILLRAIGSQIRDQLALPWVPPHLRTPKLQHLQGSALQKPFHASRLVVPELSSRGEPREFQASPLLLPVPTQVPQPVGRVASLLEHHALQLCQQTGRDRPGDEDWVHRTSRLPPQEDTRAQRQRLQKQLTEHLRQSWGLLGAPIQARDLGELLQAWGAGAKTGAPKGSRFTHSEKFTFHLEPQAQATQVSDVPATSRRPEQVTWAAQEQELESLREQLEGVNRSIEEVEADMKTLGVSFVQAESECRHSKLSTAEREQALRLKSRAVELLPDGTANLAKLQLVVENSAQRVIHLAGQWEKHRVPLLAEYRHLRKLQDCRELESSRRLAEIQELHQSVRAAAEEARRKEEVYKQLMSELETLPRDVSRLAYTQRILEIVGNIRKQKEEITKILSDTKELQKEINSLSGKLDRTFAVTDELVFKDAKKDDAVRKAYKYLAALHENCSQLIQTIEDTGTIMREVRDLEEQIETELGKKTLSNLEKIREDYRALRQENAGLLGRVREA from the exons ATGGAGGAGGCGGACCGAATCCTCATCCATTCGCTGCGCCAGGCCGGCAC GGCAGTTCCTCCAGATGTGCAGACCTTGCGCGCCTTCACCACTGAGCTGGTTGTAGAGGCTGTGGTCCGCTGCCTGCGTGTGATCAACCCTGCGGTGGGCTCTGGCCTCAGCCCTCTGCTGCCTCTTGCCATGTCTGCCCGGTTCCGCCTGGCCATGAGCCTGGCTCAGGCCTGCATG GACCTGGGCTATCCCTTGGAGCTTGGCTATCAGAACTTCCTCTACCCCAGTGAGCCTGACCTCCGAGACCTGCTTCTCTTCTTGGCTGAGCGTCTGCCCACCGATGCCTCTGAGGATGCAGACCAGCCTGCAG GTGACTCAGCTATTCTCCTCCGGGCCATTGGGAGCCAAATTCGGGACCAGCTGGCACTGCCTTGGGTCCCGCCCCACCTTCGCACTCCCAAGCTGCAGCACCTCCAG GGCTCGGCCCTCCAGAAGCCTTTCCATGCCAGCAGGCTGGTCGTGCCAGAATTGAGTTCCAGAGGTG AGCCACGGGAGTTCCAGGCGAGTCCCCTGCTGCTTCCAGTCCCTACCCAGGTGCCTCAGCCTGTTGGAAGGGTGGCCTCGCTCCTCGAACACCATGCCCTGCAGCTCTGCCAGCAGACGGGCCGGGACCGGCCAGGGGATGAGGACTGGGTCCACCGGACATCCCGCCTCCCACCCCAG GAGGACACACGGGCTCAGCGGCAGCGGCTGCAAAAGCAACTGACTGAGCATCTGCGCCAAAGCTGGGGCCTGCTTGGGGCCCCCATACAAGCCCGGGACCTGGGAGAACTGCTGCAGGCCTGGGGTGCTGGGGCCAAGACTGGTGCTCCTAAGGGCTCCCGCTTCACGCACTCAGAGAAGTTCACCTTCCATCTG GAGCCCCAGGCCCAGGCCACTCAGGTGTCAGATGTGCCAGCCACCTCCCGGCGGCCTGAACAG gtCACGTGGGCAGCTCAGGAACAGGAGCTCGAGTCCCTTCGGGAGCAGCTGGAAGGAGTGAACCGCAGCATTGAGGAGGTTGAGGCCGACATGAAGACCCTGGGCGTCAGCTTTGTGCAG GCAGAGTCTGAGTGCCGGCACAGCAAGCTCAGTACAGCAGAGCGTGAGCAGGCCCTGCGCCTGAAGAGCCGCGCGGTGGAGCTGCTGCCCGATGGGACTGCCAACCTTGCCAAGCTGCAG CTTGTGGTGGAGAATAGTGCCCAGCGGGTCATCCACTTGGCGGGTCAGTGGGAGAAGCACCGGGTCCCACTCCTCGCTGAGTACCGCCACCTCCGAAAGCTGCAGGATTGCAGAGAG CTGGAATCTTCTCGACGGCTGGCAGAGATCCAAGAACTGCACCAGAGTGTCCGGGCGGCTGCTGAAGAGGCCCGCAGGAAGGAGGAGGTCTATAAGCAGCTG ATGTCAGAGCTGGAGACTCTGCCCAGAGATGTGTCCCGGCTGGCCTACACCCAGCGCATCCTGGAGATCGTGGGCAACATCcggaagcagaaggaagagatCACCAAG ATCTTGTCTGATACGAAGGAGCTTCAGAAGGAAATCAACTCCCTATCTGGGAAGCTGGACCGGACGTTTGCGGTGACTGATGAGCTTGTGTTCAAG GATGCCAAGAAGGACGATGCTGTTCGGAAGGCCTATAAGTATCTAGCTGCTCTGCACGAG AACTGCAGCCAGCTCATCCAGACCATCGAGGACACAGGCACCATCATGCGGGAGGTTCGAGACCTCGAGGAGCAG ATCGAGACAGAGCTGGGCAAGAAGACCCTCAGCAACCTGGAGAAGATCCGGGAGGACTACCGAGCCCTCCGCCAGGAGAACGCTGGCCTCCTAGGCCGGGTCCGGGAGGCCTGA
- the CCDC22 gene encoding coiled-coil domain-containing protein 22 isoform X1 produces the protein MEEADRILIHSLRQAGTAVPPDVQTLRAFTTELVVEAVVRCLRVINPAVGSGLSPLLPLAMSARFRLAMSLAQACMDLGYPLELGYQNFLYPSEPDLRDLLLFLAERLPTDASEDADQPAGDSAILLRAIGSQIRDQLALPWVPPHLRTPKLQHLQGSALQKPFHASRLVVPELSSREPREFQASPLLLPVPTQVPQPVGRVASLLEHHALQLCQQTGRDRPGDEDWVHRTSRLPPQEDTRAQRQRLQKQLTEHLRQSWGLLGAPIQARDLGELLQAWGAGAKTGAPKGSRFTHSEKFTFHLEPQAQATQVSDVPATSRRPEQVTWAAQEQELESLREQLEGVNRSIEEVEADMKTLGVSFVQAESECRHSKLSTAEREQALRLKSRAVELLPDGTANLAKLQLVVENSAQRVIHLAGQWEKHRVPLLAEYRHLRKLQDCRELESSRRLAEIQELHQSVRAAAEEARRKEEVYKQLMSELETLPRDVSRLAYTQRILEIVGNIRKQKEEITKILSDTKELQKEINSLSGKLDRTFAVTDELVFKDAKKDDAVRKAYKYLAALHENCSQLIQTIEDTGTIMREVRDLEEQIETELGKKTLSNLEKIREDYRALRQENAGLLGRVREA, from the exons ATGGAGGAGGCGGACCGAATCCTCATCCATTCGCTGCGCCAGGCCGGCAC GGCAGTTCCTCCAGATGTGCAGACCTTGCGCGCCTTCACCACTGAGCTGGTTGTAGAGGCTGTGGTCCGCTGCCTGCGTGTGATCAACCCTGCGGTGGGCTCTGGCCTCAGCCCTCTGCTGCCTCTTGCCATGTCTGCCCGGTTCCGCCTGGCCATGAGCCTGGCTCAGGCCTGCATG GACCTGGGCTATCCCTTGGAGCTTGGCTATCAGAACTTCCTCTACCCCAGTGAGCCTGACCTCCGAGACCTGCTTCTCTTCTTGGCTGAGCGTCTGCCCACCGATGCCTCTGAGGATGCAGACCAGCCTGCAG GTGACTCAGCTATTCTCCTCCGGGCCATTGGGAGCCAAATTCGGGACCAGCTGGCACTGCCTTGGGTCCCGCCCCACCTTCGCACTCCCAAGCTGCAGCACCTCCAG GGCTCGGCCCTCCAGAAGCCTTTCCATGCCAGCAGGCTGGTCGTGCCAGAATTGAGTTCCAGAG AGCCACGGGAGTTCCAGGCGAGTCCCCTGCTGCTTCCAGTCCCTACCCAGGTGCCTCAGCCTGTTGGAAGGGTGGCCTCGCTCCTCGAACACCATGCCCTGCAGCTCTGCCAGCAGACGGGCCGGGACCGGCCAGGGGATGAGGACTGGGTCCACCGGACATCCCGCCTCCCACCCCAG GAGGACACACGGGCTCAGCGGCAGCGGCTGCAAAAGCAACTGACTGAGCATCTGCGCCAAAGCTGGGGCCTGCTTGGGGCCCCCATACAAGCCCGGGACCTGGGAGAACTGCTGCAGGCCTGGGGTGCTGGGGCCAAGACTGGTGCTCCTAAGGGCTCCCGCTTCACGCACTCAGAGAAGTTCACCTTCCATCTG GAGCCCCAGGCCCAGGCCACTCAGGTGTCAGATGTGCCAGCCACCTCCCGGCGGCCTGAACAG gtCACGTGGGCAGCTCAGGAACAGGAGCTCGAGTCCCTTCGGGAGCAGCTGGAAGGAGTGAACCGCAGCATTGAGGAGGTTGAGGCCGACATGAAGACCCTGGGCGTCAGCTTTGTGCAG GCAGAGTCTGAGTGCCGGCACAGCAAGCTCAGTACAGCAGAGCGTGAGCAGGCCCTGCGCCTGAAGAGCCGCGCGGTGGAGCTGCTGCCCGATGGGACTGCCAACCTTGCCAAGCTGCAG CTTGTGGTGGAGAATAGTGCCCAGCGGGTCATCCACTTGGCGGGTCAGTGGGAGAAGCACCGGGTCCCACTCCTCGCTGAGTACCGCCACCTCCGAAAGCTGCAGGATTGCAGAGAG CTGGAATCTTCTCGACGGCTGGCAGAGATCCAAGAACTGCACCAGAGTGTCCGGGCGGCTGCTGAAGAGGCCCGCAGGAAGGAGGAGGTCTATAAGCAGCTG ATGTCAGAGCTGGAGACTCTGCCCAGAGATGTGTCCCGGCTGGCCTACACCCAGCGCATCCTGGAGATCGTGGGCAACATCcggaagcagaaggaagagatCACCAAG ATCTTGTCTGATACGAAGGAGCTTCAGAAGGAAATCAACTCCCTATCTGGGAAGCTGGACCGGACGTTTGCGGTGACTGATGAGCTTGTGTTCAAG GATGCCAAGAAGGACGATGCTGTTCGGAAGGCCTATAAGTATCTAGCTGCTCTGCACGAG AACTGCAGCCAGCTCATCCAGACCATCGAGGACACAGGCACCATCATGCGGGAGGTTCGAGACCTCGAGGAGCAG ATCGAGACAGAGCTGGGCAAGAAGACCCTCAGCAACCTGGAGAAGATCCGGGAGGACTACCGAGCCCTCCGCCAGGAGAACGCTGGCCTCCTAGGCCGGGTCCGGGAGGCCTGA
- the FOXP3 gene encoding forkhead box protein P3 isoform b (isoform b is encoded by transcript variant 2): MPNPRPGKPSAPSLALGPSPGASPSWRAAPKASDLLGARGPGGTFQGRDLRGGAHASSSSLNPMPPSQLQLSTVDAHARTPVLQVHPLESPAMISLTPPTTATGVFSLKARPGLPPGINVASLEWVSREPALLCTFPNPSAPRKDSTLSAVPQSSYPLLANGVCKWPGCEKVFEEPEDFLKHCQADHLLDEKGRAQCLLQREMVQSLEQQLVLEKEKLSAMQAHLAGKMALTKASSVASSDKGSCCIVAAGSQGPVVPAWSGPREAPDSLFAVRRHLWGSHGNSTFPEFLHNMDYFKFHNMRPPFTYATLIRWAILEAPEKQRTLNEIYHWFTRMFAFFRNHPATWKNAIRHNLSLHKCFVRVESEKGAVWTVDELEFRKKRSQRPSRCSNPTPGP, encoded by the exons ATGCCCAACCCCAGGCCTGGCAAGCCCTCGGCCCCTTCCTTGGCCCTTGGCCCATCCCCAGGAGCCTCGCCCAGCTGGAGGGCTGCACCCAAAGCCTCAGACCTGCTGGGGGCCCGGGGCCCAGGGGGAACCTTCCAGGGCCGAGATCTTCGAGGCGGGGCCCatgcctcctcttcttccttgaaCCCCATGCCACCATCGCAGCTGCAG CTCTCAACGGTGGATGCCCACGCCCGGACCCCTGTGCTGCAGGTGCACCCCCTGGAGAGCCCAGCCATGATCAGCCTCACACCACCCACCACCGCCACTGGGGTCTTCTCCCTCAAGGCCCGGCCTGGCCTCCCACCTG GGATCAACGTGGCCAGCCTGGAATGGGTGTCCAGGGAGCCGGCACTGCTCTGCACCTTCCCAAATCCCAGTGCACCCAGGAAGGACAG CACCCTTTCGGCTGTGCCCCAGAGCTCCTACCCACTGCTGGCAAATGGTGTCTGCAAGTGGCCCGGATGTGAGAAGGTCTTCGAAGAGCCAGAGGACTTCCTCAA GCACTGCCAGGCGGACCATCTTCTGGATGAGAAGGGCAGGGCACAATGTCTCCTCCAGAGAGAGATGGTACAGTCTCTGGAGCAGCAG CTGGTGCTGGAGAAGGAGAAGCTGAGTGCCATGCAGGCCCACCTGGCTGGGAAAATGGCACTGACCAAGGCTTCATCTGTG GCATCATCCGACAAGGGCTCCTGCTGCATCGTAGCTGCTGGCAGCCAAGGCCCTGTCGTCCCAGCCTGGTCTGGCCCCCGGGAGGCCCCTGACAGCCTGTTTGCTGTCCGGAGGCACCTGTGGGGTAGCCATGGAAACAGCACATTCCCAG AGTTCCTCCACAACATGGACTACTTCAAGTTCCACAACATGCGACCCCCTTTCACCTACGCCACGCTCATCCGCTGG GCCATCCTGGAGGCTCCAGAGAAGCAGCGGACACTCAATGAGATCTACCACTGGTTCACACGCATGTTTGCCTTCTTCAGAAACCATCCTGCCACCTGGAAG AACGCCATCCGCCACAACCTGAGTCTGCACAAGTGCTTTGTGCGGGTGGAGAGCGAGAAGGGGGCTGTGTGGACCGTGGATGAGCTGGAGTTCCGCAAGAAACGGAGCCAGAGGCCCAGCAGGTGTTCCAACCCTACACCTGGCCCCTGA
- the FOXP3 gene encoding forkhead box protein P3 isoform a (isoform a is encoded by transcript variant 1), whose product MPNPRPGKPSAPSLALGPSPGASPSWRAAPKASDLLGARGPGGTFQGRDLRGGAHASSSSLNPMPPSQLQLPTLPLVMVAPSGARLGPLPHLQALLQDRPHFMHQLSTVDAHARTPVLQVHPLESPAMISLTPPTTATGVFSLKARPGLPPGINVASLEWVSREPALLCTFPNPSAPRKDSTLSAVPQSSYPLLANGVCKWPGCEKVFEEPEDFLKHCQADHLLDEKGRAQCLLQREMVQSLEQQLVLEKEKLSAMQAHLAGKMALTKASSVASSDKGSCCIVAAGSQGPVVPAWSGPREAPDSLFAVRRHLWGSHGNSTFPEFLHNMDYFKFHNMRPPFTYATLIRWAILEAPEKQRTLNEIYHWFTRMFAFFRNHPATWKNAIRHNLSLHKCFVRVESEKGAVWTVDELEFRKKRSQRPSRCSNPTPGP is encoded by the exons ATGCCCAACCCCAGGCCTGGCAAGCCCTCGGCCCCTTCCTTGGCCCTTGGCCCATCCCCAGGAGCCTCGCCCAGCTGGAGGGCTGCACCCAAAGCCTCAGACCTGCTGGGGGCCCGGGGCCCAGGGGGAACCTTCCAGGGCCGAGATCTTCGAGGCGGGGCCCatgcctcctcttcttccttgaaCCCCATGCCACCATCGCAGCTGCAG ctgcccacacTGCCCCTAGTCATGGTGGCACCCTCCGGGGCACGGCTGGGCCCCTTGCCCCACTTACAGGCACTCCTCCAGGACAGGCCACATTTCATGCACCAG CTCTCAACGGTGGATGCCCACGCCCGGACCCCTGTGCTGCAGGTGCACCCCCTGGAGAGCCCAGCCATGATCAGCCTCACACCACCCACCACCGCCACTGGGGTCTTCTCCCTCAAGGCCCGGCCTGGCCTCCCACCTG GGATCAACGTGGCCAGCCTGGAATGGGTGTCCAGGGAGCCGGCACTGCTCTGCACCTTCCCAAATCCCAGTGCACCCAGGAAGGACAG CACCCTTTCGGCTGTGCCCCAGAGCTCCTACCCACTGCTGGCAAATGGTGTCTGCAAGTGGCCCGGATGTGAGAAGGTCTTCGAAGAGCCAGAGGACTTCCTCAA GCACTGCCAGGCGGACCATCTTCTGGATGAGAAGGGCAGGGCACAATGTCTCCTCCAGAGAGAGATGGTACAGTCTCTGGAGCAGCAG CTGGTGCTGGAGAAGGAGAAGCTGAGTGCCATGCAGGCCCACCTGGCTGGGAAAATGGCACTGACCAAGGCTTCATCTGTG GCATCATCCGACAAGGGCTCCTGCTGCATCGTAGCTGCTGGCAGCCAAGGCCCTGTCGTCCCAGCCTGGTCTGGCCCCCGGGAGGCCCCTGACAGCCTGTTTGCTGTCCGGAGGCACCTGTGGGGTAGCCATGGAAACAGCACATTCCCAG AGTTCCTCCACAACATGGACTACTTCAAGTTCCACAACATGCGACCCCCTTTCACCTACGCCACGCTCATCCGCTGG GCCATCCTGGAGGCTCCAGAGAAGCAGCGGACACTCAATGAGATCTACCACTGGTTCACACGCATGTTTGCCTTCTTCAGAAACCATCCTGCCACCTGGAAG AACGCCATCCGCCACAACCTGAGTCTGCACAAGTGCTTTGTGCGGGTGGAGAGCGAGAAGGGGGCTGTGTGGACCGTGGATGAGCTGGAGTTCCGCAAGAAACGGAGCCAGAGGCCCAGCAGGTGTTCCAACCCTACACCTGGCCCCTGA